One genomic window of Syntrophorhabdaceae bacterium includes the following:
- a CDS encoding MBL fold metallo-hydrolase, translating to GGIALYNRPLKALVPGDVIYADYSIGRFDLFGANPGQLKASLNRLAELEVDMLFPGHNQLVKGLPADYITKTAKTWEPYLV from the coding sequence GGGGGGTATTGCACTCTATAACCGCCCACTCAAAGCGCTTGTACCCGGCGACGTAATATATGCAGACTATTCGATCGGCAGATTCGACCTTTTCGGGGCGAACCCGGGCCAGTTGAAGGCATCGCTCAATCGCCTCGCGGAATTGGAAGTGGACATGCTCTTTCCCGGCCATAACCAGCTCGTAAAGGGCCTGCCCGCGGATTATATCACCAAGACCGCCAAGACGTGGGAGCCCTACCTGGTATAG